One genomic window of Conger conger chromosome 7, fConCon1.1, whole genome shotgun sequence includes the following:
- the LOC133132108 gene encoding solute carrier family 22 member 4-like, giving the protein MHAARYDDVTEFVGEWGHFQKLIMLLICLSIVPNGLTSFSVVFLADTPPHHCLIPPNANISAEWRNYSIPLEEDDGEMRYSKCTRYKLDVIKRLSDNGSVPGIDVNVPEIEQESCQDGWEYDRDIYVSTIVSEWDLVCTDAWKVPITSSLYFFGVLTGCFISGQLSDRFGRKIILFATMAVQTLFAFFQTFSTSWLMFSALFFVVGMGETSNYLIAFVLGTEILSPSTRMVFSTVGVCISFSIGYMMIPLMAFFIRDWRMLLIAINVPGLFCFLLWRLIPESPRWLLSQGRVEEAEAILRGAAKMNGVTAPEVIFQPHQVENKMKSCKHYNICDLVQSVNIRWITSILSFVWVIVTIGYFALSLNTSNLHGDRFLNFFFSAAVEVPAYILSWPLFRSCPRRLCLSPMLVFGGAVLLVTRLIPRDLSSVCTALEMMGKFGVTLAFTIVYAYTPELYPTVLRNTAIGTCSTAARLGSIAAPYFVYLGTYYKSLPYILMGSLSVLGGLVSLLLPETYGMPLPETINHMQTIQRCKKTQTSSNLTSDSPVLENDTMIGLQ; this is encoded by the exons ATGCACGCCGCACGCTACGACGACGTTACCGAATTTGTGGGAGaatggggacattttcaaaaactGATCATGTTGCTCATCTGTTTAAGCATAGTTCCTAACGGGTTGACAAGTTTTTCCGTCGTATTCCTTGCTGACACGCCTCCGCACCACTGCTTGATACCCCCAAACGCCAATATTAGCGCCGAATGGAGAAACTATTCTATTCCACTGGAAGAAGATGATGGGGAGATGCGATACAGCAAATGCACCCGATACAAACTGGACGTAATAAAGCGTCTTTCAGACAACGGGTCCGTGCCTGGAATCGACGTGAATGTTCCTGAAATAGAACAAGAAAGCTGTCAGGATGGGTGGGAATACGACAGAGACATTTATGTTTCCACTATCGTGTCCGAG TGGGATCTGGTGTGTACTGATGCATGGAAGGTCCCCATTACCTCTTCTTTGTATTTCTTTGGTGTGTTAACTGGATGCTTCATTTCTGGACAATTGTCTGACAG gtttgggAGGAAAATCATTCTGTTTGCAACAATGGCAGTTCAGACTTTGTTCGCATTCTTCCAGACTTTCTCCACATCCTGGCTaatgttctctgcacttttcTTTGTCGTTGGGATGGGAGAAACTTCCAACTATCTGATagcatttgtcttag GTACAGAAATTTTGAGTCCAAGTACTCGGATGGTATTCTCCACTGTGGGGGTGTGCATATCTTTCTCCATCGGCTACATGATGATTCCGCTGATGGCCTTCTTCATCAGAGACTGGAGAATGCTGCTAATTGCCATCAATGTCCCAGGACTTTTCTGTTTCCTCCTTTggag GTTGATCCCGGAGTCCCCTCGATGGCTTCTCTCTCAGGGCCGGGTGGAGGAGGCAGAGGCCATTTTGAGAGGTGCTGCCAAGATGAATGGAGTCACAGCCCCAGAGGTCATCTTTCAGCCTCACCAG GTAGAAAACAAGATGAAAAGCTGTAAACACTACAACATCTGTGATCTGGTGCAGTCCGTCAACATCCGCTGGATCACGAGCATACTGAGCTTTGTGTG GGTGATAGTTACCATTGGGTACTTCGCCTTATCATTGAACACCTCCAATCTGCACGGGGACCgctttttaaactttttcttCTCTGCGGCTGTTGAAGTCCCAGCCTACATTTTGTCCTGGCCCCTATTTCGCTCTTGTCCAAGAcgactgtgtctctctcccatgCTGGTCTTCGGTGGAGCGGTACTACTGGTCACACGGCTCATACCAAGAG ATTTGAGTTCAGTATGTACTGCACTGGAAATGATGGGAAAATTTGGGGTGACGCTGGCTTTCACTATCGTGTATGCCTACACACCGGAGCTGTACCCCACCGTCCTGAGGAACACAGCGATCGGCACCTGCTCCACGGCCGCTCGGCTGGGCAGCATTGCTGCGCCCTACTTCGTCTATCTGG GAACCTATTACAAGTCCTTGCCATACATATTAATGGGGAGCCTCAgtgttttgggggggttggTTAGCCTCCTGCTTCCTGAGACCTATGGTATGCCTCTCCCAGAGACCATCAATCACATGCAGACTATTCAAAG GTGTAAAAAGACACAAACATCAAGTAATTTAACCAGTGATTCTCCAGTGTTGGAGAATGACACAATGATTGGATTGCAATAA